The Altererythrobacter sp. ZODW24 genome window below encodes:
- a CDS encoding DUF1800 domain-containing protein, with protein sequence MTLLHDQLTAHNRFGFGLAPGEAPAQDPRDWLRSQVGRFDPKPASLSRAKGPAPLDLLLGETGADKTERKKFYDAFRAQIADRLETARLSDTPFMERLVHFWSNHFAVSADKRATAALSAGFEFEGIRPHITGKFIDLLESAATHPAMLLYLDQSRSIGPNSSVGRSRADRQRRNSGLNENLAREILELHSMGVRSGYSQDDIEELARALTGYTVASMRGGPANTAAAGSFVFVPARHEPGTRRLLGKRFPQAGRDQARQMLQEIARQPATAEFIATKLARHFIADNPPAASIARIATAFRGSDGDLPTVYRALINEEAAWRPAKAKFKQPWEWTVSAMRSGGISAQEPRFLARMLQGLGQKIWAPGSPAGFPDEEARWLAPDALIRRADAALQLATRHPGALDARMIADHAFQGELADDSRGAIAGASDPDQAFALFAMSPEFLWR encoded by the coding sequence ATGACCCTGCTGCATGATCAGCTTACCGCGCATAATCGGTTCGGTTTCGGCTTGGCGCCGGGCGAGGCACCCGCGCAGGATCCGCGCGACTGGCTGCGCAGCCAGGTCGGCCGTTTCGATCCAAAACCGGCAAGCCTTAGCAGGGCAAAGGGTCCCGCTCCGCTTGATCTGCTGCTGGGTGAGACTGGCGCCGATAAGACAGAGCGGAAGAAATTCTACGACGCCTTTCGTGCACAAATTGCTGACCGCCTGGAAACCGCACGCCTGAGCGATACGCCCTTCATGGAACGGCTCGTCCATTTTTGGAGCAACCATTTCGCTGTCTCGGCCGACAAGCGGGCGACTGCCGCACTATCCGCGGGCTTTGAGTTCGAGGGCATCCGCCCGCATATTACCGGCAAATTCATCGACCTGCTCGAATCCGCAGCAACCCATCCAGCAATGCTGCTCTATCTCGATCAGTCACGCTCAATCGGGCCAAACAGTTCGGTTGGCAGGAGTCGCGCCGACAGGCAGCGTCGCAATTCCGGGCTCAACGAGAATCTCGCCCGCGAAATTCTCGAATTGCATTCAATGGGTGTCCGGTCAGGCTATTCTCAGGATGATATCGAGGAATTGGCGCGCGCGCTTACAGGATACACTGTTGCAAGCATGCGAGGCGGCCCGGCAAATACTGCAGCTGCGGGCTCGTTCGTGTTCGTCCCGGCCCGGCATGAACCGGGTACCCGCCGCTTACTAGGCAAGAGGTTCCCGCAGGCCGGGCGCGATCAGGCAAGGCAAATGCTGCAAGAAATTGCTCGGCAGCCCGCGACTGCCGAATTTATTGCTACAAAGCTTGCCAGACATTTCATCGCTGACAATCCTCCGGCTGCAAGCATTGCTCGTATCGCGACCGCTTTTCGCGGCTCAGACGGAGATTTGCCTACAGTTTACCGCGCGCTGATCAATGAAGAGGCGGCGTGGCGACCAGCCAAAGCGAAGTTCAAGCAGCCTTGGGAATGGACGGTGTCCGCCATGCGAAGCGGCGGGATATCAGCGCAGGAACCACGGTTTCTGGCGCGCATGTTACAGGGCCTCGGGCAAAAGATTTGGGCCCCTGGTTCCCCGGCTGGCTTTCCCGATGAAGAAGCACGGTGGCTTGCGCCGGACGCGCTAATCAGGCGTGCCGATGCGGCACTGCAATTGGCCACCCGCCACCCGGGTGCGCTTGATGCCCGGATGATCGCTGATCACGCGTTTCAGGGCGAATTGGCGGATGACAGCAGGGGAGCAATCGCGGGAGCGAGTGACCCGGATCAGGCCTTCGCTCTCTTTGCGATGAGCCCGGAGTTCTTATGGCGATGA
- a CDS encoding sulfotransferase, whose protein sequence is MSHDSPTVRPVIIIGAARSGTKYLRDILGSSDAACKVPYDINYIWRAYNETWPDDAIPPECATGKVRKFIRAQIERLAGAGTPGASVLLEKTVGNSLRLPFVDAVYPDALYIHLLRDGRSVTESASRQWSEPPNWGRLIEKLRGMPLRNASYVLWFAKNYFAGLGSGRGGGKVWGPRYPGIDDDLAAGASVTTISAKQWAASVAMAQNHLQEVDPDRVCTVRYEELVDGDTEIRRLCDFCGLPDVDAVAARHMSKVDRSTAEKWRESMSAEQQAEMMREIEPLLVKLNYGNTLESAQ, encoded by the coding sequence ATGTCACATGACAGTCCCACAGTAAGGCCGGTTATCATTATCGGGGCCGCCCGTTCCGGTACTAAATACCTTCGCGACATTCTCGGCTCGAGCGATGCTGCCTGCAAGGTGCCTTACGATATCAACTACATCTGGCGGGCCTATAACGAAACATGGCCTGACGATGCCATTCCGCCTGAATGTGCGACAGGCAAGGTACGCAAGTTCATTCGCGCCCAGATTGAACGCCTCGCGGGTGCCGGCACGCCGGGCGCATCCGTGCTTCTCGAGAAAACGGTGGGCAACAGCCTCCGGCTGCCCTTCGTCGACGCGGTCTATCCAGATGCCCTCTATATCCATCTCTTGCGTGATGGCCGTTCGGTGACCGAAAGTGCCTCCCGGCAATGGAGTGAGCCCCCGAATTGGGGTCGTTTGATCGAAAAGCTGCGCGGCATGCCGCTACGCAATGCGAGTTATGTGTTGTGGTTTGCCAAGAACTACTTTGCCGGCCTCGGCTCTGGGCGCGGCGGAGGTAAAGTTTGGGGCCCACGCTATCCCGGCATCGATGACGACCTTGCAGCCGGTGCCAGCGTAACCACTATCAGCGCGAAACAATGGGCTGCTTCAGTCGCAATGGCGCAAAATCATCTGCAAGAAGTCGACCCTGATCGTGTTTGTACAGTGCGTTATGAAGAGCTCGTCGATGGCGATACAGAGATTAGGCGGCTTTGCGATTTCTGCGGCTTGCCGGATGTTGATGCAGTTGCAGCGCGGCATATGAGCAAAGTCGACCGAAGCACCGCAGAAAAGTGGCGCGAATCCATGAGCGCGGAACAACAGGCGGAAATGATGCGAGAAATTGAACCTTTGTTGGTTAAGTTAAACTACGGAAACACGTTAGAGTCAGCACAGTGA
- a CDS encoding DUF1501 domain-containing protein, giving the protein MAMNPLFSRRQLLAASATTALSAVACSPVSAISSQAVKGRKIVLVLLRGAADGLSLLAPVGDPGFAGARGSLSSEDGRHKLNDMFALHPEFGTMAELAKKKQGLFFHAVGLSNPTRSHFDAQNLLETGGREPYRQNVGILNRVMPLGVQPRSALALAQTVPPALLGPQEVASFAPTAVRDVNHDLYDRIAGMYDGENPRLSGIWRGAVETRAAGVEAGRGIDSPAGRIGALAAKFLTGETSPDIVMIESTGWDTHSNQLGRLARQARNLDGTLAALHRGLGEMWADTLVIVASEFGRTVATNGNGGSDHGTGGALFALGGALTRTGVITDWPGLRSGQLFENRDLMVTTPVESVIAGLVAAHLGIDAAEAVRAIYPDLAGLKGVVLT; this is encoded by the coding sequence ATGGCGATGAATCCTCTTTTCAGCCGCCGACAGTTGCTGGCAGCGAGCGCGACTACAGCGCTCTCGGCAGTGGCCTGCAGCCCAGTCTCGGCGATTTCAAGTCAGGCAGTCAAAGGCCGCAAGATTGTGCTCGTCCTGCTGCGCGGTGCAGCGGATGGCTTATCGCTTCTCGCCCCGGTAGGCGATCCCGGCTTTGCTGGGGCACGCGGCTCCTTGTCGAGTGAAGACGGACGGCACAAATTAAACGACATGTTTGCGCTGCACCCCGAATTTGGGACGATGGCCGAACTTGCCAAAAAGAAACAGGGGCTGTTCTTTCATGCTGTCGGGTTGAGCAATCCGACTCGGTCGCATTTCGATGCTCAGAACTTGCTCGAAACGGGTGGGCGCGAGCCCTACAGACAGAACGTCGGCATTCTCAACCGCGTCATGCCGCTAGGCGTACAGCCGCGCAGCGCCCTAGCCCTTGCTCAAACTGTGCCGCCTGCATTGTTAGGCCCCCAGGAAGTCGCCTCCTTTGCACCGACTGCTGTGCGGGACGTCAATCACGACCTCTATGACCGCATCGCAGGAATGTATGACGGCGAAAATCCGCGCCTATCCGGAATTTGGCGCGGCGCCGTCGAGACACGCGCAGCCGGCGTAGAAGCTGGGCGCGGGATCGACAGCCCTGCCGGACGAATCGGTGCCCTGGCCGCAAAATTCCTGACCGGTGAAACTTCGCCGGACATTGTCATGATCGAAAGCACGGGTTGGGACACGCATAGCAACCAATTGGGCAGATTGGCCCGTCAGGCACGCAATCTCGACGGCACGCTGGCTGCATTACACCGTGGCTTGGGCGAAATGTGGGCCGACACCCTCGTTATTGTCGCTAGCGAGTTCGGACGCACAGTAGCCACGAATGGCAATGGCGGGAGCGATCATGGGACCGGCGGGGCCCTGTTCGCGCTTGGCGGCGCTTTGACGAGAACGGGCGTGATAACGGACTGGCCGGGCCTTCGCAGCGGTCAGCTATTCGAAAACCGCGACCTTATGGTCACCACTCCGGTCGAAAGCGTTATCGCCGGACTGGTCGCGGCGCATCTTGGCATTGACGCAGCAGAGGCAGTCCGGGCTATCTATCCAGACTTAGCCGGCCTGAAGGGTGTAGTTCTCACCTGA
- a CDS encoding DegT/DnrJ/EryC1/StrS family aminotransferase translates to MVPFFRPSIGEAEIAEVVDSLRSGWLTTGPKTMQFEKDFAEFLGGDLHAVAVNSATAAMHLALEALEIGPGDEVIVPSYTFTATAEVIRYMGAQPVFIDCDLATFNIRPDQVEAAITPRTKAVMPVHFAGLPCDMEGMCSLAKQHGIKVVDDAAHALPAAQNGVSIGTGDADVTAFSFYANKTMTTGEGGMLVTRNPEIAARARTMRLHGISRDVFNRFTDTKASWRYDIVAPGFKYNMTDIAAALGLHQLRRVPEFLDRRTELCARFDAAFADLPLILPASAPSGDQHSRHLYIVRTTDASPVDRDRLIAGLQDRNIGTSVHYTPLHSMSYWRESCGLEKADFPNSEAIGSSCVSLPLFMAMSNEEQDIVIAAVREIMSA, encoded by the coding sequence ATGGTTCCATTTTTTCGTCCGTCTATCGGCGAAGCCGAGATAGCCGAAGTCGTCGATAGCCTTCGCAGCGGCTGGCTGACCACTGGCCCCAAGACAATGCAATTTGAGAAAGACTTTGCCGAGTTTCTTGGCGGCGACCTACACGCAGTCGCTGTGAACAGCGCGACGGCGGCGATGCATTTGGCTCTCGAGGCATTGGAAATAGGTCCCGGCGATGAAGTCATCGTGCCCAGCTATACTTTCACCGCCACCGCCGAAGTGATCCGGTATATGGGCGCGCAGCCGGTTTTCATCGATTGTGATCTCGCCACTTTCAACATCCGCCCTGATCAGGTGGAGGCAGCAATTACCCCGCGTACAAAGGCCGTCATGCCTGTGCATTTCGCCGGATTGCCTTGCGATATGGAAGGCATGTGCAGCCTCGCCAAACAGCACGGTATCAAAGTTGTCGATGACGCCGCGCATGCACTGCCAGCGGCGCAAAATGGCGTATCGATCGGTACAGGGGATGCCGATGTGACGGCGTTCAGCTTCTACGCCAACAAGACGATGACTACGGGCGAGGGCGGGATGTTGGTTACCCGCAACCCGGAGATCGCCGCGCGGGCAAGAACCATGCGCCTGCACGGCATCAGCCGCGATGTCTTCAACCGGTTCACAGACACCAAAGCCAGTTGGCGCTATGATATCGTCGCACCCGGTTTTAAGTACAATATGACTGACATTGCCGCCGCTCTGGGCTTGCACCAGTTACGGCGTGTGCCTGAGTTTTTGGACCGCCGGACCGAGTTATGCGCGCGCTTTGACGCGGCGTTTGCGGACTTGCCTCTTATCTTGCCAGCGTCTGCCCCGAGCGGTGATCAGCATAGCAGGCATCTCTATATCGTCCGCACAACCGATGCCTCGCCGGTCGACCGGGACAGATTGATTGCAGGATTGCAGGATCGCAATATCGGCACATCGGTCCATTACACGCCTCTGCATTCGATGAGCTATTGGCGCGAAAGTTGCGGTCTTGAGAAAGCAGACTTTCCCAACTCCGAAGCGATTGGGTCGAGCTGTGTCAGTCTGCCGCTCTTCATGGCTATGAGTAACGAAGAACAGGACATAGTGATTGCCGCAGTGCGTGAGATCATGTCGGCCTGA
- a CDS encoding sugar transferase — translation MISRLLDIVIAAVVLVLTLPLSVLAALGIKLSSPGPVLYSAQRMGLNGQPYGMYKFRTMHIRQEAGSEITAPGDTRVFPLARFLRGSKIDELPQLLNVIRGEMAIVGPRPESVVIVERDYTPWMKETLAIRPGVTSPGAIFGYTHANALLSDDDPEGSYRDHVLQPKLALERAYLEHRTLLSDVGVMVRTAAVIIAIVIGRRNFPLPREADQAEPWFDFSDMDVGAV, via the coding sequence ATGATAAGCCGGCTGCTCGACATTGTTATAGCTGCGGTGGTCCTAGTACTGACTTTGCCGTTGTCGGTGCTTGCCGCGCTCGGGATCAAACTCTCCTCTCCAGGTCCGGTGCTGTATAGCGCCCAGCGGATGGGCCTGAACGGGCAGCCATACGGAATGTACAAATTCCGCACCATGCATATCCGGCAAGAGGCTGGATCCGAGATTACGGCGCCTGGCGATACGCGTGTCTTTCCGCTCGCACGATTTTTGCGCGGCAGTAAGATCGATGAGTTGCCCCAACTCCTCAATGTAATTCGCGGTGAAATGGCGATTGTTGGGCCAAGGCCAGAATCCGTTGTAATCGTCGAGCGTGATTACACCCCTTGGATGAAGGAGACGCTCGCGATCCGACCCGGCGTAACCAGCCCGGGCGCGATATTCGGCTATACGCATGCCAATGCGTTGCTGTCTGATGATGATCCGGAGGGCAGTTACCGTGACCATGTCTTGCAGCCAAAGCTCGCGCTTGAGCGCGCCTATCTGGAGCACCGGACGCTGCTTAGCGATGTTGGTGTGATGGTGCGGACAGCAGCAGTAATCATCGCAATCGTGATCGGCCGGCGCAACTTCCCTCTTCCGCGCGAAGCCGACCAAGCAGAGCCTTGGTTCGACTTTAGCGACATGGACGTCGGTGCGGTGTGA
- the wecB gene encoding UDP-N-acetylglucosamine 2-epimerase (non-hydrolyzing) translates to MLKVTTVLGTRPEIIRLSRVMAALDAHTDHRIVHTGQNWDYELNEVFFSDLDVRKPDNFLGVDTSSLGAVLGGILVGIEQEFKANRPDAVVVLGDTNSALAAIMARRMKIPIYHMEAGNRSFDRNVPEETNRRLVDHISDFNLVYTEHARRHLLSEGLEHRRTYLTGSPMREVLEYYRPQIDASGVLSELGLEKGKYFIASLHREENVDSSERLAQLVSALNGLAETYDFPVIVSTHPRTRNRLDAIEGLKLDSRIRDLKPFGFHDYNHLQMNAFCAISDSGTIAEESAILDFAAITPRDAIERPEALDTGDIVVTGLDADAIAEAVSLVTKMHGERLAHGGERPGPEDYQITDTSERVVKLIAGTARLSNSWDGIRMHDYI, encoded by the coding sequence ATGCTGAAAGTCACCACCGTTCTGGGCACAAGACCCGAAATCATTCGCCTCTCACGCGTGATGGCAGCGCTGGACGCACATACTGACCACCGGATCGTCCACACAGGCCAGAATTGGGATTATGAGCTGAACGAAGTGTTCTTCAGCGATTTGGATGTGCGCAAACCGGACAACTTTCTTGGCGTGGACACTTCCAGCCTCGGCGCTGTGCTGGGCGGTATTCTCGTCGGAATTGAACAGGAGTTCAAAGCCAACCGTCCTGATGCTGTTGTGGTTTTGGGTGATACCAACTCCGCACTGGCTGCGATCATGGCGCGGCGGATGAAGATCCCGATCTATCATATGGAGGCGGGCAACCGCAGCTTCGACCGCAATGTGCCGGAAGAAACCAATCGCCGTCTTGTCGACCACATCAGCGATTTTAATCTGGTGTATACCGAACACGCCAGGCGGCACTTGCTGAGTGAAGGGTTAGAGCATCGTCGCACATATCTGACCGGTTCTCCGATGCGGGAAGTGCTGGAATATTACCGCCCGCAGATCGACGCCTCCGGAGTGTTAAGTGAACTCGGCCTAGAGAAGGGCAAATACTTCATCGCTTCGCTCCACCGGGAAGAGAACGTCGACAGTAGTGAACGGTTGGCGCAGCTGGTTAGCGCACTTAACGGACTTGCGGAAACCTATGACTTTCCCGTGATCGTCTCGACTCACCCACGCACGCGCAACCGGTTGGACGCGATCGAGGGACTGAAACTAGATTCCCGCATCCGCGATCTGAAGCCCTTCGGATTTCACGACTATAACCATCTACAAATGAATGCGTTTTGCGCGATTAGTGACAGCGGCACGATCGCGGAGGAAAGCGCGATTCTGGACTTTGCCGCGATTACACCTCGCGACGCGATCGAACGGCCTGAAGCGCTCGACACGGGCGATATCGTTGTCACGGGTCTGGATGCGGATGCAATTGCCGAGGCGGTTTCCCTAGTCACGAAGATGCATGGCGAGCGTTTAGCCCACGGCGGTGAGCGGCCAGGGCCAGAAGATTACCAGATCACCGATACCTCGGAACGCGTGGTGAAGCTGATTGCCGGGACGGCCCGCCTGTCAAACAGCTGGGACGGTATCCGGATGCATGACTATATTTGA